One region of Streptomyces sp. CG4 genomic DNA includes:
- a CDS encoding phosphoribosylaminoimidazolesuccinocarboxamide synthase, with amino-acid sequence MSGFVEKPEPIQVPGLVHLHTGKVRELYQNEAGDLVMVASDRMSAYDWVLPTEIPDKGRVLTQLSLWWFEQLRDLVPNHVISTEVPEGAPADWAGRTLVCKSLKMVPVECVARGYLTGSGLLEYNESRTVCGLALPEGLVDGSELPAPIFTPATKAEVGEHDENVSYEEVARQVGAETAAQLRQATLAVYARARDIARDRGIVLADTKFEFGFDGDTLVLADEVLTPDSSRFWPADQWQPGRAQASYDKQFVRDWLTSAASGWDRKSEQPPPALPEEVVQQTRQKYVEAYERLTGLGWS; translated from the coding sequence GTGTCCGGATTCGTAGAAAAGCCCGAGCCGATCCAGGTTCCGGGCCTGGTGCACCTGCACACCGGAAAGGTGCGCGAGCTGTACCAGAACGAGGCGGGCGACCTCGTGATGGTCGCCAGCGACCGCATGTCCGCCTACGACTGGGTGCTGCCCACGGAGATCCCCGACAAGGGCCGCGTCCTCACCCAGCTCTCCCTGTGGTGGTTCGAGCAGCTGCGGGATCTGGTCCCGAACCACGTCATCAGCACCGAGGTGCCCGAGGGCGCCCCCGCCGACTGGGCGGGCCGCACCCTGGTCTGCAAGTCCCTGAAGATGGTCCCGGTCGAGTGCGTGGCCCGCGGCTACCTCACCGGCTCGGGCCTGCTGGAGTACAACGAGTCCCGTACGGTCTGCGGCCTCGCCCTCCCCGAAGGCCTGGTCGACGGCTCGGAACTCCCCGCCCCGATCTTCACCCCGGCCACCAAGGCCGAGGTCGGCGAGCACGACGAGAACGTCTCCTACGAGGAGGTCGCCCGCCAGGTCGGCGCCGAGACCGCCGCCCAGCTGCGCCAGGCCACCCTCGCCGTGTACGCGCGCGCCCGGGACATCGCCCGCGACCGGGGGATCGTCCTCGCGGACACCAAGTTCGAGTTCGGCTTCGACGGGGACACCCTCGTCCTCGCCGACGAGGTCCTCACCCCGGACTCCTCCCGTTTCTGGCCGGCCGACCAGTGGCAGCCGGGCCGCGCCCAGGCGTCGTACGACAAGCAGTTCGTCCGAGACTGGCTGACCTCGGCCGCGTCGGGCTGGGACCGCAAGAGCGAGCAGCCCCCGCCGGCGCTGCCCGAGGAGGTCGTCCAGCAGACCCGGCAGAAGTACGTGGAGGCCTACGAGCGCCTCACGGGCCTCGGCTGGAGCTAG
- a CDS encoding Lsr2 family protein, with protein sequence MAQKVVVTLFDDIDGSEAAETIAFGLDGKSYEIDLNSTNAKKLRKALAPYVEAGRKRSRSGKAYKQTEVAPDPAAVRAWAQANKMDVPARGRIPKKVYEAFSAAR encoded by the coding sequence GTGGCGCAAAAGGTCGTGGTCACTCTCTTTGACGACATCGACGGCTCGGAAGCGGCGGAAACGATCGCCTTCGGACTCGACGGCAAGTCGTACGAGATCGACCTGAACTCAACCAACGCCAAGAAACTGCGCAAGGCGCTCGCGCCCTACGTCGAGGCCGGCCGCAAGCGGTCGCGGTCCGGCAAGGCGTACAAGCAGACCGAGGTCGCCCCCGACCCGGCGGCCGTCCGCGCCTGGGCCCAGGCCAACAAGATGGACGTCCCGGCCCGCGGCCGCATCCCCAAGAAGGTCTACGAGGCCTTCAGTGCCGCGCGGTAG
- a CDS encoding N,N-dimethylformamidase beta subunit family domain-containing protein, with product MGSDHIRRWESGALAHAVTDPFGQGPVPWLRGTETYFDDTGHVVPWYVDPSPQQLADGRRRVPAPRSGDTGPRSADDVHRQIKGFTSTGAVAPGQAIDFHITVDPPQEFSVDIYRIGHYGGDGAAQITTSPRLSGIVQLPPLAADRTVSCHHWWLSWRLQVPPHWRIGAYVAVLTTADGYRSHVPFTVRDDHPADLLLLLPDITWQAYNLYPEDGRTGASLYHAWDEKGRLLGEADAATTVSFDRPYAGAGLPLHVGHAYDFIRWAERYGYDLAYADARDLHAGRVDPGRYRGLVFPGHDEYWSVPMRRAVEDARDRGTSLVFLSANTMYWQVDLGPSPSGVPNRLLTCRKRKGPGKPVLWREIDRPEQQLVGIQYAGRVPEPHPLIVRNAGHWLWEATGAHEGDEIEGLVAGEADRYFPRTALPVHEERILLAHSPYTDTEGALRHQETSLYRAPSGAWVFASGTFAWSPALDRPGHVDPRIQRATANLLDRICKRD from the coding sequence ATGGGCTCGGACCACATTCGCCGCTGGGAGTCCGGAGCGCTCGCACACGCCGTGACCGACCCCTTCGGCCAGGGCCCGGTGCCCTGGCTGCGCGGCACCGAGACCTACTTCGACGACACCGGTCATGTCGTGCCCTGGTACGTCGACCCGAGCCCGCAGCAGCTCGCCGACGGCAGGCGCCGGGTGCCCGCGCCGCGTTCGGGCGACACCGGACCCCGCTCGGCCGACGACGTGCACCGCCAGATCAAGGGCTTCACCTCCACCGGCGCGGTCGCGCCCGGCCAGGCGATCGACTTCCACATCACGGTCGACCCGCCTCAGGAGTTCAGCGTCGACATCTACCGGATCGGCCACTACGGCGGCGACGGAGCCGCCCAGATCACCACCAGCCCGCGCCTGTCCGGCATCGTCCAGCTCCCGCCGCTCGCCGCCGACCGTACGGTCTCCTGCCACCACTGGTGGCTGTCCTGGCGGCTGCAGGTCCCCCCGCACTGGCGCATCGGCGCCTATGTGGCCGTCCTCACCACCGCCGACGGCTACCGCTCCCATGTGCCGTTCACGGTCCGCGACGACCACCCCGCCGACCTCCTCCTGCTGCTGCCGGACATCACCTGGCAGGCGTACAACCTGTATCCCGAGGACGGCCGTACCGGCGCCAGTCTTTATCACGCCTGGGACGAGAAGGGCCGGCTGCTCGGCGAGGCGGACGCGGCGACCACGGTCTCCTTCGACCGCCCCTACGCGGGCGCGGGCCTGCCCCTGCATGTCGGCCACGCCTACGACTTCATCCGCTGGGCCGAGCGCTACGGCTACGACCTCGCCTATGCCGACGCCCGCGATCTGCACGCGGGCCGTGTCGACCCCGGCCGCTACCGGGGCCTGGTCTTCCCCGGCCACGACGAGTACTGGTCGGTGCCGATGCGCCGGGCCGTCGAGGACGCCCGGGACCGCGGCACCTCGCTGGTCTTCCTCTCCGCCAACACCATGTACTGGCAGGTGGACTTGGGCCCGTCCCCGTCCGGCGTCCCGAACCGGCTGCTGACCTGCCGCAAGCGCAAGGGCCCCGGAAAGCCGGTGCTGTGGCGCGAGATCGACCGGCCCGAGCAGCAGCTGGTCGGCATCCAGTACGCGGGCCGGGTGCCCGAGCCGCACCCGCTGATCGTCCGCAACGCCGGCCACTGGCTGTGGGAGGCGACCGGCGCCCACGAGGGAGACGAGATCGAGGGCCTGGTCGCCGGCGAGGCCGACCGGTACTTCCCGCGCACCGCGCTGCCCGTGCACGAGGAGCGCATCCTGCTCGCCCACTCCCCCTACACCGACACCGAGGGCGCCCTGCGCCACCAGGAGACCTCCCTGTACCGCGCCCCCTCCGGCGCCTGGGTCTTCGCCTCCGGCACCTTCGCCTGGTCCCCGGCCCTGGACCGCCCCGGCCATGTGGACCCCCGCATCCAGCGCGCCACGGCGAACCTCCTCGACCGCATCTGCAAACGCGACTGA
- a CDS encoding ABC transporter permease has protein sequence MSGAGVRVESRGVSGVRGTERGGGTSAGRRLWALGRAELTLLGRNRGVVFTALAVPLLLPFTIRPAMDQVDLKKQGLTIGTTLLTAAIGFSFLFAVYTSLVNAYVARREELVLKRLRTGELSDTEILTGTALPALVIGLAQALVLCVGCAVLLHTGAPRAPYLILPGLVAGYLVSAALAALTASFTRTVESAQVTALPLMFVSMLGSGITFPTEIMPDKLASVCELLPLSPAVRLVRAGWTGQMSAYEALGALTTALAWIILAVFAVRRRFRWEPRR, from the coding sequence ATGAGCGGGGCCGGAGTGAGGGTGGAGAGCCGTGGGGTGAGCGGCGTGCGGGGGACCGAGCGCGGCGGGGGGACGTCGGCGGGCCGGCGGCTGTGGGCGCTGGGGCGGGCCGAACTCACCCTTCTGGGCCGCAACCGCGGGGTCGTCTTCACCGCGCTGGCCGTGCCGCTCCTGCTGCCGTTCACCATACGGCCGGCCATGGACCAGGTGGATCTGAAGAAGCAGGGACTGACGATCGGCACCACCCTGCTGACGGCCGCGATCGGGTTCTCCTTCCTCTTCGCCGTGTACACCTCGCTGGTCAACGCCTACGTCGCCCGCCGCGAGGAACTCGTCCTCAAGCGGCTGCGCACCGGTGAGCTGTCCGACACGGAGATCCTCACCGGCACCGCGCTGCCCGCGCTCGTCATCGGCCTGGCCCAGGCGCTGGTGCTGTGCGTCGGGTGCGCGGTCCTGCTGCACACCGGCGCGCCCAGGGCGCCGTATCTCATCCTCCCCGGGCTGGTGGCCGGTTACCTGGTCAGTGCCGCGCTCGCCGCGCTCACCGCGTCCTTCACCCGGACCGTGGAGAGTGCCCAGGTCACCGCGCTGCCCCTGATGTTCGTGTCGATGCTCGGCTCCGGGATCACATTCCCGACGGAGATCATGCCCGACAAGCTGGCCAGCGTTTGCGAACTGCTCCCGCTGTCCCCGGCGGTCCGGCTCGTCCGCGCCGGCTGGACCGGCCAGATGAGCGCGTACGAAGCCCTCGGCGCCCTCACGACCGCGCTGGCCTGGATCATCCTCGCGGTGTTTGCTGTACGGCGGCGGTTCCGGTGGGAACCGCGGCGCTGA
- a CDS encoding sensor histidine kinase has protein sequence MVGRIRRWQQRHWGERSKAERVELFSLLTWHCTIWFTMLSWLSLPLVGGIAHRPVAVALGALLVLVGAVQCAVSNRLMRRVLDHYLGRAALPAGTHRAPAVLLGLALGLIVAIAATDAAAPMAVRFAIGGVALPFGLLYGLTVPVRVFLRRSAGFTVLLTAAVGIADHDGPGLVATAATAVFQVLFALLAGRCGAWTLSVLWEAERAREVEARLAVAEERLRFGRDLHDVLGRNLSVISLKSELAVQLARRGRPEAVEQMIEVQRIAQESQREVRAVVRGYREADLGAELTGAQGVLTAAGIACEVSAETAGLPADVQSALGWVVREATTNVLRHGDAGRCTLCLRVLEERVVLTVENDGVTGTPHGGGGSGLAGLRERLAVVAGTLEAGAVAGDRFRLVAEVPLGQKVSEVTS, from the coding sequence ATGGTGGGCCGGATACGGCGGTGGCAGCAGCGGCACTGGGGGGAGCGCAGCAAGGCCGAGCGGGTCGAGCTGTTCAGCCTCCTCACCTGGCACTGCACGATCTGGTTCACGATGCTCTCCTGGCTGTCGCTGCCGCTGGTCGGCGGGATCGCCCACCGGCCCGTGGCGGTCGCCCTCGGCGCTCTGCTCGTCCTCGTGGGGGCCGTGCAGTGCGCCGTGTCGAACCGGCTGATGAGGCGGGTGCTCGACCACTACCTCGGGCGTGCCGCGCTGCCGGCCGGCACACACCGCGCGCCGGCCGTCCTGCTGGGGCTCGCGCTGGGGCTGATCGTGGCGATCGCCGCGACGGACGCGGCCGCTCCGATGGCGGTCCGGTTCGCCATCGGCGGTGTCGCGCTGCCGTTCGGGCTGCTGTACGGGCTCACGGTGCCGGTCCGGGTGTTCCTGCGCCGGTCGGCGGGGTTCACGGTCCTGCTCACGGCCGCCGTCGGGATCGCCGATCACGACGGCCCCGGCCTGGTGGCGACCGCGGCGACGGCCGTCTTCCAGGTGCTCTTCGCGCTGCTCGCGGGCCGCTGCGGCGCCTGGACGCTCTCCGTGCTGTGGGAGGCGGAGCGGGCCCGTGAGGTGGAGGCTCGGCTCGCCGTCGCCGAGGAGCGGCTGCGGTTCGGCCGGGATCTGCACGACGTGCTGGGCCGGAACCTGTCCGTGATCTCGCTCAAGAGCGAGCTGGCGGTGCAACTGGCCCGGCGCGGGCGGCCGGAGGCCGTGGAGCAGATGATCGAGGTGCAGCGGATCGCGCAGGAGTCCCAGCGCGAGGTACGGGCCGTCGTACGCGGCTACCGGGAGGCCGATCTCGGGGCCGAACTCACCGGCGCGCAGGGCGTGTTGACGGCTGCAGGGATCGCCTGCGAGGTCAGCGCGGAGACCGCGGGGCTGCCCGCCGACGTGCAGTCCGCGCTCGGCTGGGTGGTGCGCGAGGCCACCACCAACGTGCTGCGGCACGGGGACGCGGGGCGCTGCACGCTGTGCCTGCGGGTGCTGGAGGAGCGGGTGGTGCTGACGGTGGAGAACGACGGGGTGACCGGAACCCCTCACGGGGGTGGGGGTTCCGGGCTCGCCGGATTGCGGGAACGGCTGGCCGTCGTGGCCGGGACGCTGGAGGCGGGGGCCGTCGCCGGGGACCGGTTCCGGTTGGTGGCCGAGGTGCCATTGGGGCAGAAAGTGAGTGAAGTCACGTCATGA
- the purD gene encoding phosphoribosylamine--glycine ligase — translation MKVLVIGGGAREHALCRSLSLDPDVTALHCAPGNAGIAEVAELHPVDALDGKAVAGLAAGLGADLVVVGPEAPLVAGVADAVRAVGIPVFGPSREAAQLEGSKAFAKDVMAAAGVPTARSYVCTTAEEVAEALDAFGAPFVVKDDGLAAGKGVVVTDDLDAAQAHAAGCDRVVIEEFLDGPEVSLFAITDGETVVPLQPAQDFKRALDGDAGPNTGGMGAYSPLPWAEPKLVEEVLETVLQPTVDELHRRGTPFSGLLYAGLAITSRGVRVIEFNARFGDPETQVVLARLKTPLAGVLLAAANGTLADLPPLRWSEDAAVTVVVASHNYPGTPRTGDPITGLDEVTAEDAPHAYVLHAGTKRNGDAVVSAGGRVLSVTATGKDLTEARERAYRAVGRIRLDGSQHRTDIAAKAAQAAPAATA, via the coding sequence GTGAAGGTCCTCGTCATCGGCGGCGGCGCCCGCGAACACGCCCTGTGCCGCTCCCTGTCCCTCGACCCCGACGTCACCGCGCTGCACTGCGCCCCCGGCAACGCCGGCATCGCCGAGGTGGCCGAGCTGCACCCGGTCGACGCGCTCGACGGCAAGGCGGTGGCCGGGCTGGCCGCAGGCCTGGGCGCCGATCTGGTCGTCGTAGGCCCGGAGGCGCCGCTGGTCGCCGGGGTGGCCGACGCCGTCCGCGCGGTGGGCATCCCGGTGTTCGGCCCCTCGCGGGAGGCCGCGCAGCTGGAGGGCTCCAAGGCCTTCGCCAAGGACGTCATGGCGGCGGCCGGGGTGCCGACCGCCCGCTCCTACGTGTGCACGACGGCCGAGGAGGTCGCCGAGGCCCTCGACGCGTTCGGCGCGCCCTTCGTGGTCAAGGACGACGGCCTCGCCGCCGGCAAGGGTGTCGTCGTCACCGATGACCTGGATGCCGCTCAGGCGCACGCCGCCGGCTGCGACCGGGTCGTCATCGAGGAGTTCCTCGACGGCCCCGAGGTGTCCCTCTTCGCGATCACCGACGGGGAGACGGTCGTACCGCTCCAGCCCGCCCAGGACTTCAAGCGCGCCCTGGACGGCGACGCGGGCCCGAACACCGGCGGCATGGGTGCCTACTCGCCGTTGCCGTGGGCCGAGCCGAAGCTGGTCGAGGAGGTGCTGGAGACGGTCCTGCAGCCGACCGTGGACGAGCTGCACCGGCGCGGCACCCCGTTCTCCGGTCTGCTCTACGCCGGTCTGGCGATCACCAGCCGCGGTGTCCGGGTGATCGAGTTCAACGCCCGTTTCGGTGACCCGGAGACCCAGGTCGTGCTGGCCCGGCTGAAGACCCCGCTGGCCGGTGTCCTGCTCGCCGCCGCGAACGGCACCCTCGCCGATCTGCCGCCCCTGCGCTGGAGCGAGGACGCGGCCGTTACCGTCGTCGTCGCCTCGCACAACTACCCCGGCACCCCCCGCACCGGTGACCCCATCACCGGTCTGGACGAGGTGACCGCCGAGGACGCCCCGCACGCGTACGTCCTGCACGCCGGGACGAAGCGGAACGGCGACGCGGTCGTCAGCGCGGGCGGGCGGGTGCTGTCCGTCACCGCCACCGGCAAGGACCTGACCGAGGCGCGCGAGCGGGCGTACCGGGCGGTGGGCCGGATCCGTCTGGACGGCTCCCAGCACCGCACCGACATCGCCGCGAAGGCGGCGCAGGCCGCGCCGGCGGCAACCGCCTGA
- the purS gene encoding phosphoribosylformylglycinamidine synthase subunit PurS: MARVVVDVMLKPEILDPQGQAVQRALPRLGFEGISDVRQGKRFELQVDGPVDEAALARIHDLAESFLANTVIEDFTVKVEEAAEVAEAAK; this comes from the coding sequence GTGGCACGCGTCGTAGTCGACGTCATGCTCAAGCCGGAGATCCTCGACCCCCAGGGCCAGGCGGTCCAGCGTGCGCTGCCGCGCCTGGGTTTCGAGGGGATCTCGGACGTACGTCAGGGAAAGCGTTTCGAGCTTCAAGTTGACGGGCCGGTCGACGAGGCCGCGCTCGCCCGCATCCACGATCTTGCGGAATCCTTCCTCGCGAACACCGTGATCGAGGACTTCACCGTCAAGGTGGAAGAGGCGGCGGAAGTCGCGGAGGCGGCCAAGTGA
- a CDS encoding response regulator transcription factor, with the protein MSTPVRLLLADDEHLIRGALAALLSLEDDLLVVAEAASGPEALAMARAHEPDVAVLDLQMPGADGVKVATSLRTELPGCQVLIVTGHGRPGHLKRALAAGVRGFVPKTVSAQRLAEIIRTVHAGNRYVDPELAADAISAGDSPLTLREAEVLELAADGAPVAEIAERAALSPGTVRNYLSSAVTKLGAENRHAAVRLARERGWV; encoded by the coding sequence ATGAGCACTCCGGTACGGCTGTTGCTCGCCGACGACGAGCATCTGATCCGGGGCGCGCTGGCCGCGCTGCTCTCGCTGGAGGACGATCTCCTCGTCGTCGCCGAGGCGGCCAGCGGACCCGAGGCGCTGGCGATGGCGCGGGCCCATGAACCCGATGTGGCCGTACTGGATCTCCAGATGCCGGGCGCCGACGGTGTGAAGGTCGCCACATCCCTGCGGACCGAACTGCCCGGCTGCCAGGTGCTGATCGTCACCGGTCACGGACGGCCCGGCCACCTGAAACGAGCCCTCGCGGCCGGTGTGCGCGGGTTCGTCCCGAAGACCGTCAGCGCCCAGCGGCTCGCCGAGATCATCCGCACCGTGCACGCCGGAAACCGTTACGTCGATCCCGAGTTGGCCGCCGACGCGATCTCCGCCGGGGACTCCCCGCTGACCCTGCGGGAGGCCGAGGTGCTGGAGCTGGCGGCCGACGGGGCGCCCGTCGCGGAGATCGCCGAACGGGCCGCGCTGTCCCCGGGGACCGTGCGGAACTACCTCTCCTCGGCCGTCACGAAGCTCGGTGCGGAGAACCGGCATGCGGCGGTGCGTCTCGCACGGGAGCGAGGTTGGGTATAG
- a CDS encoding ABC transporter ATP-binding protein, translating into MHYDEHEDVIEVTDLRRVYGGGFEAVRGITFSVARGEIFALLGTNGAGKTSTVELLEGLAAPAEGRIRILGHDPYRERAAVRPRTGVMLQEGGFPAELTVAETARMWAGCTGGARPESEVLGLVGLTERHEVRVKQLSGGERRRLDLALALLGDPEVLFLDEPTTGLDAQGRRDTWELVRALRDAGTTVLLTTHYLEEAEGLADRLAILHEGRIAVSGTPAEVTAGQPSRMSFELPDGYFLGDLPPLADLGVCGHESDGGVVRLRTTQLQRTATGVLAWAERTGIELRRLDVRSASLEEAFLGIAREQTQGVAA; encoded by the coding sequence ATGCACTACGACGAACACGAAGACGTGATTGAGGTCACCGATCTCAGGCGTGTCTACGGGGGCGGGTTCGAGGCCGTACGCGGAATCACCTTCTCCGTGGCCCGTGGGGAGATCTTCGCCCTGCTCGGCACGAACGGAGCGGGCAAGACGTCGACGGTCGAACTGCTGGAGGGCCTCGCCGCACCCGCCGAGGGCCGGATCAGGATCCTCGGCCACGACCCGTACCGCGAGCGGGCCGCCGTACGGCCCCGCACCGGAGTGATGCTCCAGGAGGGCGGCTTCCCGGCCGAGCTGACCGTCGCCGAGACCGCCCGGATGTGGGCCGGCTGCACCGGCGGGGCCCGGCCCGAGTCCGAGGTATTGGGGCTGGTCGGGCTCACGGAACGGCACGAGGTGCGGGTCAAGCAGTTGTCCGGCGGCGAGCGGCGGCGGCTCGATCTGGCGCTCGCCCTGCTCGGCGACCCCGAGGTGCTCTTCCTCGACGAGCCGACGACCGGGCTCGACGCGCAAGGCCGCCGGGACACCTGGGAGTTGGTGCGGGCCCTGCGCGACGCGGGCACGACCGTGCTGCTCACCACCCATTACCTGGAGGAGGCCGAGGGGCTCGCCGACCGGCTCGCCATCCTGCACGAGGGCCGGATCGCCGTCTCGGGAACCCCGGCCGAGGTCACCGCGGGGCAGCCGTCCCGGATGTCCTTCGAACTGCCCGACGGCTACTTCCTCGGCGACCTTCCGCCGCTCGCCGACCTCGGGGTCTGCGGCCACGAGAGCGACGGCGGGGTCGTACGGCTGCGCACGACCCAGTTGCAGCGGACCGCGACCGGCGTACTGGCCTGGGCCGAGCGCACCGGGATCGAACTGCGCCGCCTGGATGTGCGCTCCGCCTCCCTGGAGGAGGCGTTCCTGGGGATCGCACGCGAACAGACACAGGGGGTGGCGGCATGA